The genomic interval CTTCAAATTTGGCAGCTTAAAGATGCAGCACAACTAGCTCTAAAGAAAATGCCTTCAGCTGAACAAGAGGCAATATCACAGGTCATAAGAATACTTTTAGTTAGTTTTGTTTCATAATATGTCCATTTGTGAAACATCAATGAACATGATCCAGTAATTATCAGTGACAAGTGCCTCCCATTTTGAAGAATATTCATGCTGCCTTATTATTGTTAATCTGAAATTACAATCTTGTTCCTTAATCTGGAGTTTCCCAGACCATCCCTTCCATCCTAAATTCCCAATCAATGAGAAGCCGTTACATATGAAGAAAGCACCCTTTCTTTCCTTGATTTCTGAGACCCCTAGTCCACAGAAAACATTGTTCCTGGTAagtgatagatttttttttttttttttaaaaggagtaaCAATAATTTAACAAAGAATAACGCCTGCATTAGAGGGTAGGGTTTTCAAAGGAGAGATTTCCTGTGGTTGATGTATGTTAGAACCTCGTTCTCTTATTGTGAATTTGCTCTTTCATCCTGCTTAGATCTGTTTTGTTACAATTTCTGCCAGCTGCTAATAATGATATAATCAACAATataggtattttttttctttttctttcttggtgaAGTTTGTCATTCATATACTAGAGACTTAATCTCTATTATGTCATGAGTTATTCCCTCTAACtagaattaatataaataagttggGAAAATGTTACTTTTCAATATAGACAAGTTTCTAAGATCTTACATTCAGCTGGCGGAGATATCTGAACTCTCTAATTTATGCATGTGTCCTCTTATCTTTAGTTGTTATTTCTTGTTTAACCCACCAGAGTGAGTACCAACGAGGAGTTAGTGCTTGGAACTTTGATATTGAGGATTTAAAAGCGCAAGCATCACTGGTAAGAAACAGGGTTTTAGTATTTATCAATTATCATgatattgaatattgatatggTATCTTCCCGGTGGTCGTTGTTTGTTAGATATATTTGCCAGCTAccttaagtaatttttttattaggtgCAAGATGACGATGATATGCCAGAGATGAGCGAAGAAGATGAAGGCGTAAAGTCTTTGGTTGGTGAGAaggtattagtttttaaaatcatatagtGCATGTCATTCTGATTTTGAATTGGGCAAGTTCTTTTGAAAGTTTGGATCCTAGTGAACTTTTGGTTTCTCGTCTGTCCCTGGCAGTATTCACCTGATTGCCAATCCAGTTTGGCGAAATTGAATTTAAACAACAAATTAGTACAACCTGAGTGTGGGGAACAAACTAGTGGTGAAGAATTACCACAGGTTGACTGCTTGAATAGAAAGGGAAAGAATCGGGAAAGTGATTTACTGGAATCTGGATGCCAAGAGAAAATTGGTTGGAAGGAAGATGTTTCAAGCCCTGAGGCATCATCATCTATGACAGAAAAGGAAATGTTACAGGCCAAGACTAAAGCTCAAATGTTGAAAATTCGTCATACTCAGAGTGGCCCACTCATGCCTGGTGCTGTGCTTGGTCATTCATTATCAGAGAGGGGACAAAGCTCTGAAAGGTTTGTAAGGTCCAGTGCGATGTATTCCATGAAGACAAATTAACCTCTGTTTCTTTATTTGCTGTATGCTTTAGTCATTTtggatgttttcttttctttttctgtggATAAGGGGCTCATGGTCAATTAATTACTAGGAATGAGAATGGAATTCAACAATGTACTGAAAAAGCTTACCGTGAAGTACGGCGGGCACCAAACTTTAGTGGTCCTTTGATGCTTCCAAACCGAGCTTCGGCAAACAGTTTATCAGCTCCAATAAAGCCTACTGGAGGTAATTCAGTTATTCAATGTGCACTAAAGATCATCAATGTTGCTATTGCtattaatattgatataatACAGGCTTAAAGATTAAATGGCACTAATTGTTTTTCTCTTGATAGGGTTTAGAGAATCTTTAGATGACAAGTCAAAGGCTAATCTGGTGCAAATTAAAGGACGATTTTCAGTAACATCAGAGAATTTAGATCTTGTAAAGGTAATGTTTATAATGATGACATTTTGTGTCTCTCCCCTTtacccccccctctctctctctctctctctcacgagTGTTGCTAACTTGAATGTGTGTGCTAGGATATTCCATTAAGTACAGTTCCACGTCGGTCCTCTCAGGTAGGTGGccaattttgatttaaaaattttgttcaaCTAACTAATTTGCTTTTCTACTTACTTGGTGTTCTGTTTGTTGGTTTTAGGGATCTCCACTTAGAAAGTCGGCTAGTGTTGGTGAATggatttttgaatccaaacagaTGGTTTGTATATTGACCTATTGCTCCAACATAGTTCAAGTTTTTATTAAACAGTTATTTTGTTTATCACCACCATGATCTTGTTGGTACAGCCTCTTAAAACCTTTATGAATATGGTAGATTCTCAAAAGAAGACAATGTTTGATGGCCGTGTTTCTCTGTCCTAATTTATGACTTATTTTCCTTTGGAGAGTCCCAAAACAATCCACTTGCCAAAAGTGAAGTATGTGCTAAAAAATTGTCTTAAACTACCctcgtctatatatatatatatatatatatatttttttttttgtcttaaaaaaaaagaaatttcatcaaattcattttaacttcTGATAAAGTGAcgaatattttggaattttttgaacttttctcCATTTCATTAAtggttttcagattttttttgttctaagcAGTTTTTCAGATTTCTCGCATGGTTTAGTTACTGAATTATTATTTCCATATATTTACACACACACAGGGCCACATCACatctttttataggtaaaaaaaatcattttttgtatAGCAAATTATGTTGCCAAATTAATTCTAGCTTCCAAGCAGCAAACATTTGGAAGATTAAACCACATATTATGTCAGTTTGATGGTGTTTATTTCCTCTTTAAATTATTACATTGTTATATTCTGTGTTTTCAGCCTGTTAATCAGTCGCCAAAGGACTTTAGCAACAGCAATTTACCTGCATCACTTCTCATGCCGCACCTTCAGAATCTATTTCAGCAGACTGCAATTCAACAGGTGAAAAAAGCAATCTTAGAATGAGTTTacgatttttggtttgattttgacaatgaaaaatttcttttccttgatgaacttaaaatctcttATCAACAAAtgcttttattaaaaattttacttgTATACCAGGAGCTTATTATGAACTTGTTGAATAGTTTGCAACCACCTGAGGTAGCGGATGGTGAGTATGATACTTCATACAGTTGAATGTGCTTATATTGGAAAACGAGGTATCAAACAAGTTTGTGAGGaactcctattttttttttcagcttctCAAAATGGAAAATTGCCCCCACTGCCTCGCGGTTCAGAGAATAATGTAATTGTGAGTTTTCCTGTCTAGTCGGAGACTTTCCTGAAATCGTTTTCATTTTATAGAAGGATCATTGGAATTTGCAGAGAATGTGGTTATCATGACCGTAATAAGCTCTTAGCTTTTATTAGCTTTGGAAGTTTGTAGACTTAAAAGTTATCGATACAGGATATTTGATTAGATTTCACACGTTGTACTTCAATTGCACCTTCTACGATTTTTAAGGAAATtctttttacttgtaaaaaatgtGTAGGGTTCACTTTTTAGTTTTGGACACAGGAAAAATAAACGTGTAGGTTCTGAGACTAACTTCACCAAATTGAAGATCCCTGATAATtggttttttaaatatgttcaGATAAGAGATGTTgattattgtaaatatatttatgtaatcAATTAATGTTAATGAGAGCAATGGGAGTTTTCCTTATGAAGAGCTTCCATGAGTTCTCTCCAGGCAATTTAGCATGAAAATCAAACTAACCAAAATTATTGCATGAGGATCCGTTGGCCAAGGttgaaattgagatgaaagCAAGTAAGTGGATCAAATCTGGCACTTTCTATCCTTTCATCGTGTGTTGGCAGACCTGATTCCATCAAATGTAGAGCATGTAATCAGATctggattttgttttttccaattATTTAGCCCGTAAGAagtaataagaaataattatttcttatggGAATAATTGGACAAAAGCTTTAAGAAATAATTTGTTATGTGAGGCAGAACAAAACCAATTGCTGGCACtcttactttgctttgaagcagcaTCGGGGTTGAAAGTGAACCTTGAAAAATCAGAATTGGTGTTAGTTGGTAATGTTCATAATATCAGACAACTGGCTAACACTCTAGGATGTAAGGTGGCTGCCCTACCTATGAGTTACCTGGGTTTACCGTTGGGGACTGCCTCAAGGACTGCAACTGTATGAGATACAGTGATTGAGAAGATCGAACGTAGATTGGCTGGTTGGAGACTAtacttgtcgaaagggggtAGGATCACTTTAATAAAAAGTACTCTCTCCAATCTACCAACGTATTTTTTAACTCTATTACCAATTCCAGTAAGTGTGGTGACCCGGATTGAGAAACTATATAGGAAATTTCTTTGGAGTGGCATGGGGGAtgactttaaattttatcttgtCAAATGGAATAAGGTATGTTCCCTACTTCCCGTGGGAGGGCTGGGTATTAGAAacctaaatattttcattaggGCATTACTTGGGAAATGATTGTGGCGATATAACACGGAACCGGAAGCTCTATGGAAGTTGataattgattataaatatgGAAGGTGGGTGGGGGGTGTAGTAGAGAGGTAAATGGCCCTCACGGAATGGGGACTTGGaagcatattataaatatgagaggTGTTTTTTCGTCACACTAGATTTGTGTTgggagatggttttagaataaaattctgGAGCGACATACGGTGTGGAAATAATACACTAAAAGATTTATTCCCCTCAGTATTTAGGATTGCATTTGAGAAAGAAGTTTTAGTGACTGATTTTATGGTGATAGCTAGAGCTCAAGTACAGTGGAACATCGTCTTTAGTAGGGCGGCTCAAGACTGGGAAGCTGGTAGCTTTGAGTAGTTCTTCCGACTTTTGTACTCCGTGAAACCGAGCATCCAAGGAAATTACAAGTTGTGGTGGGTACCGGCTGGTAAAGGCACATTCTCAGTTCAATCATTTTATAAGTCTCTCACGCAGGTGCTGAACACTCAGTTTCCATGGAAGAGGATTTGGTAGAATAAGGCGCCTCCCAAAGCAACTTTCTTTGCATGGACAGCTTTACTGTGAAAGATCTTGACGATGGATAATCTGAGAAGACGTGGGGTAATCATaatagattggtgttgcatgtgcaagaagagTGGTGAAATtgtagatcatcttttactgCATTGTGATGTTGCTAGGGCGCTATGGGTTGAGGTGTTCAGCAGGTTAGAgttagcttgggttatgcccgcCACAGTGGAGGCGCTCTTGGCTTGTTGGACAAATCCTAAGGTATTCCAGAAATCaaagctgtgtggaagatggttcctatttgtattCTATGGTGCTTATGACAGGACGTTCATAGACAAGGAGAGATCTTTTGAGGATCTTCAatctttttttgttagaatgttattcatatgggccatagctatagattttaatggtttAGACCTGATTGAATTTCttgtttcctcttcttcatcctagataggtgttttcctcttgtataccatcttgtgtactttgGGCTAATGCCTATTctattaatacaatcgtttacatataaaaaaaaaaatttatttagccCGTTCAATCACTTTAAGATAATAGATTTGATGACGTGGTATGCATGGTATTAGGTGCCAAAATTTATCAATGTGAAGGCAGAGGTGGAGACAAGGCCCATGAGAGCACTTTTATGGAACCTTGTTTCCTAACTTATCAATTCTAGAGAAAAATCCTGTGTTTTATGAATAActactttttttctttgcttgtcACCTGAAAACAGTTTGACTTGCCTGTCGTGATTAATGGTTTCCTGGGTGTTCTTGTCCTTTTTCTCTGTATCTGTTTGATAGATTGAACTAGCGGCTTCTGAGAGGGAGCGTTTACTACTTATCAAGATCTCAGAGCTTCAAGCTAGGTTGGTCATCATGAGAACTTCTgatgtgtttttctttctttgttttccttttgtgcATGGTTGTTTCtcttattctctctctcctccccccgGCAGGATGATCAATTTGAATGATGAGCTGACAGCTGAAAAGTTGAAATATACCCAAGTGAGTAGCTCAAGGGTGTTTATATTTAGTCGTTTTTGTTTCGAGTTACCTGTCTCCGTGTCTTAGGGCTGGGCCTAATAAGGAGTTGTTTAAACATGACAACTCTGAAAACTGGTTGGTTTTAGTTGAAGTGATTTGGCTGTTGACATAGGATTACCATTAGATTAACATAAACAGTAGATATGTTCCTCTCAGCCTTGCTCCATTTGCCTcctcttatttttgttattttaccCATTGATAAATACAAAGAGGGTGAGATTGTTGTTGTGGATGTAGGAATAAATTATCAAAGTAATTTTAAGCTTACGTTGATGATTTTATTGCTCAACAGTTGCAATGGCAGCTAAATGCTGCGTCCGGTCTGGAAGAAAATGGGGACAAGAGGGAAGGGGGTGCCTGAAACTCAGATATTGTGGTCGGtgtaaattaaataatcatGTACATCCTGGCAAGAGATCTGAGATGCACATCATATGCAGAAAGTGTTTTCCTACAAATTCTTTATCTGTGCCAAATCGGGACTGTTTTGGCTGTCGACAGCGATAGATATGAGCCGAAGTGTGGCAATGCATGTGTCTGGGTCACTTTCGCCAATGTGCTTAATAAGTTTCTTTAGAGATCTCGGCCACCAAAGATGATGAGCAACAGCTCAATTCGTTCAGTCAGTTGCTCTCATACAAAGATAAATGAGCTCCTCCCGCAATGCCATGTTAATTGTAGCTTGCGAAATTGGCAGCtgattctttttcttgttcattTGTGCCCTTATAGTTATGggtgttaatttataattgacaGTTTTTGTGGTTATAATGCtcaattataataatagatttttttattgtgtaAAATAGGACTTGTGAGCTTGTAAATTTGgcgataaatatatatttactattttcttaactctttttttttatttggtctCCTGGGAATTTTGACTTtgttatacacacacacacacgtgtgTTACGGCCAAATAAATTACATTGCTTAAGGTAAGAGAAAAATGGTACTAAATAATTAGTTCGGTCCCGTAATTATTCTATTTGAAGGCGAACGTGGTTGGATTGTTTTGAAACATCTATTGCATGTGAATCTCGCAAGAAGATGCAAACTAAGTATGACTATTTTGAGGCACAGTCGATGGATTCTAATCTTCAATCCGATGCATTGTTAGATAAGGATGGATGGAtagataaattttgataaaagagAGCATTGATGTAGTCTCAAAGAGTGAGACAAAAAGTGACGGATAAACAAGTTTGGAGGAGGAGGGGAAGACCCTGCCTGATCCGTCATCGTGTATAGCTTACGCCCTGTtcataaagagaaaatatatttacaattttaaattgTGTAACcgtcacgtaatcgttttgaaaaagaataaataaaatatagaatttatatgaaaaaaaattaattttttaataatatattttattattttttaaaataattacgtgatgtttataattataagtaGAATTACTCGCTCATCATAAATGTGCATGAATTGATGGTATGGGGGAGACGGTTGATCGGTATGCGGGCATGGAGGGTGGCGAATGGGCATAAATTGGTCTGACTCGGCACATTAGAATGGCTCCGCAGGCATTTGTCTGTTTCCATCTTCTCCTCCGATCTCTTTGCTTGGTTGCCCGACCTTTGCTACTGTATAGACACAACATAAACATTCTACTACGCGTAGGTCTGACTCGGcacattaaaatacaaaataatgctatcaaaaaacagaaaaagacaAAATACTTTTAACACTCTCGATACAAAATCTCAGTGGCTTCTGTCCAACAAAAATAAGTAGAAATGAGTTtattgtttgaaaatattttgatataataaaTGATAGCTTTTATAGTTGATTTTGTCCTCTTCAACTCCAtcaattgatatattataattaaactaatttttttttatttaaatagttcacttataaaagaatttaaaatatatcattaaaatgaaaaaaaatattttactcattatctttatatcatacattaaatataattttttatttttttcttagcaGATATGTGATTtaagaatgataagtagaataatttaattaatttagcatgaataaaattaaaagaaataaaaataaaaataaatataatatgtggtgtgtgataataaatagtaaaacttGTGAAgtgaatatgataaaatttaagacgggaaaaaaaatactatttaaaaaaaaaaaaattagcaattGTTGTTACGAGAGAATATAGGTTGAATAGTAATTTTCTTTACAACAATAAAAATTGatgtatatttaaatcaaaacaACAAGGAAAATttcgattttttatttattagagaaGACGTTGAGGGGGAAACTGGAACTGTAGAAGACGCCATCAACGGTCCAAGACTCCAAGTCATGCTCGCACTGACCAGAGGGTTTAGCCATAGGCTTTTTACCATCCACAGGCACCTTACTCGTCATCTCATGGCCACCAACGCTCCCCTGAAGCGCGTCGGCACTCACAACGGGAGCTTCCATTGCGACGAGGCCCTCGGTTGCTTCATGATTCGCCTCACCGATAAGTTCTGCAACGCCGAAATCGTCCGCACCCAACATCCAGGTTCATTCCCCGAAATGGTTTCCGGTTGCCTAGAGATAACAACGGAAATAGACAAGTAAATGGAAAGAATACGGCTGTTTTTTTAATTGGTTGTTCTTATGATTCTAATGAACTTTTATTAGTTTAATGGGTTCTCCTAAGTAGCCCAAGTCCGGATTTTCTTGGTTAGAGAGAAAAcggttgaaaaataaaaggatataGAAAGAGAAGCTGGAATATTTTTGTAGGAGCCTGTTGTTTGAATCTGCTGTTCTTGTGATTTTCGCATTTTTCGTTATCTCAAGGGGTACTCAGTAAGTATAAGTGCACCATTGTTTAGCTCAGAATCAAAATGCTCTATCTTGTTACTGAGGAATTTTAGTTCCAAGGTTTCCAAGGAATAATTGAGTTCAATCGGTTAA from Juglans regia cultivar Chandler chromosome 2, Walnut 2.0, whole genome shotgun sequence carries:
- the LOC109021712 gene encoding serine/threonine-protein kinase BLUS1-like isoform X2, whose translation is MGKTGGNQRTYSTNPGDYKLLEEVGYGATATVYRAIYLPLNEVVAVKCLDLDRCNSNLDDIRREAQTMSLIDHQNVVRAYCSFVVEQNLWVVMPFMAEGSCLHLMKIAYPDGFEEAAIGSILKETLKALEYLHRQGHIHRDVKAGNILLDDNGVVKLADFGVSACMFDTGDRRRSRNTFVGTPCWMAPEVLQPGSGYNSKADIWSFGITALELAHGHAPFSKYPPMKVLLMTIQNAPPGLDYDRDKRFSKSFKEMVAMCLVKDQTKRPTADKLLKHSFFKNVKPPELSVKKLFADLPPLWNRVKALQLKDAAQLALKKMPSAEQEAISQSEYQRGVSAWNFDIEDLKAQASLVQDDDDMPEMSEEDEGVKSLVGEKYSPDCQSSLAKLNLNNKLVQPECGEQTSGEELPQVDCLNRKGKNRESDLLESGCQEKIGWKEDVSSPEASSSMTEKEMLQAKTKAQMLKIRHTQSGPLMPGAVLGHSLSERGQSSERNENGIQQCTEKAYREVRRAPNFSGPLMLPNRASANSLSAPIKPTGGFRESLDDKSKANLVQIKGRFSVTSENLDLVKPVNQSPKDFSNSNLPASLLMPHLQNLFQQTAIQQELIMNLLNSLQPPEVADASQNGKLPPLPRGSENNVIIELAASERERLLLIKISELQARMINLNDELTAEKLKYTQLQWQLNAASGLEENGDKREGGA
- the LOC109021712 gene encoding serine/threonine-protein kinase BLUS1-like isoform X1, whose translation is MGKTGGNQRTYSTNPGDYKLLEEVGYGATATVYRAIYLPLNEVVAVKCLDLDRCNSNLDDIRREAQTMSLIDHQNVVRAYCSFVVEQNLWVVMPFMAEGSCLHLMKIAYPDGFEEAAIGSILKETLKALEYLHRQGHIHRDVKAGNILLDDNGVVKLADFGVSACMFDTGDRRRSRNTFVGTPCWMAPEVLQPGSGYNSKADIWSFGITALELAHGHAPFSKYPPMKVLLMTIQNAPPGLDYDRDKRFSKSFKEMVAMCLVKDQTKRPTADKLLKHSFFKNVKPPELSVKKLFADLPPLWNRVKALQLKDAAQLALKKMPSAEQEAISQSEYQRGVSAWNFDIEDLKAQASLVQDDDDMPEMSEEDEGVKSLVGEKYSPDCQSSLAKLNLNNKLVQPECGEQTSGEELPQVDCLNRKGKNRESDLLESGCQEKIGWKEDVSSPEASSSMTEKEMLQAKTKAQMLKIRHTQSGPLMPGAVLGHSLSERGQSSERNENGIQQCTEKAYREVRRAPNFSGPLMLPNRASANSLSAPIKPTGGFRESLDDKSKANLVQIKGRFSVTSENLDLVKDIPLSTVPRRSSQGSPLRKSASVGEWIFESKQMPVNQSPKDFSNSNLPASLLMPHLQNLFQQTAIQQELIMNLLNSLQPPEVADASQNGKLPPLPRGSENNVIIELAASERERLLLIKISELQARMINLNDELTAEKLKYTQLQWQLNAASGLEENGDKREGGA